A DNA window from Thiothrix subterranea contains the following coding sequences:
- a CDS encoding S1C family serine protease → MPILFNTLRRTSFYWLTSLFLLLSLPALADEIAPQDTLENSIVKIYVTSKSQNSYSPWNADSFASSGSGFIIADNRILTNAHVVADHIFVEIQRDGTPKRYQAKVEFVSHEMDIAVLKVKDETFFAKSKPLALGELPDIHQEIMVHGFPIGGDTLSTTRGIVSRIEYMPYVHSGLSYQSIQIDAAINPGNSGGPAIINGKVAGMVMQKSGESAENIGYIIPTVMINRFLADIADGKYDSFPAFSMETQNLLSPSLKQKYQLKEDQSGVLISKVCANTAAEKVLKENDVITHIDGKKIDDDGTTALTARKTINFRHYLDLHQVGDTLNLDIVRDGKPQQIKLPLDKAVENTYTYDKEPRYVIYGGFVFVATEAYDGCQTREDYDERKDKEKKDDVSVTQVLAASGNLGFHDLPSLSVEKINGERFNTFEEFYQRLRATTDPFVILEDYAGYEVAIDRQLADSEHTEILEQYSIHKDRSKEVSGWDQTLAQRSQ, encoded by the coding sequence ATGCCAATCTTGTTTAACACCCTCCGCCGTACCAGCTTTTACTGGCTAACCAGCTTATTTTTGCTGCTCTCACTGCCTGCTTTGGCAGATGAAATCGCCCCCCAAGACACGCTGGAAAATTCCATCGTTAAAATTTACGTCACCAGCAAATCACAAAACAGCTACTCGCCTTGGAATGCTGACAGTTTCGCCTCCAGCGGCTCCGGCTTTATCATTGCGGATAACCGTATTCTCACCAATGCGCACGTAGTGGCTGATCACATTTTCGTTGAAATCCAACGCGACGGCACGCCCAAGCGCTACCAAGCCAAGGTCGAATTCGTCTCGCATGAAATGGACATTGCCGTGCTCAAAGTCAAAGACGAAACCTTCTTTGCCAAGAGCAAACCCCTCGCCCTAGGGGAATTGCCCGACATTCATCAGGAAATCATGGTACACGGCTTCCCGATTGGCGGCGACACACTCAGCACCACACGCGGCATTGTGTCACGCATCGAATACATGCCCTATGTACACAGCGGATTGTCTTACCAAAGCATCCAAATTGATGCCGCCATCAACCCCGGCAACAGCGGCGGCCCGGCGATTATTAACGGCAAAGTCGCGGGCATGGTCATGCAAAAATCGGGGGAAAGCGCTGAAAACATCGGTTATATCATCCCCACCGTGATGATCAACCGCTTTCTCGCCGACATCGCTGACGGCAAATACGACAGTTTTCCCGCATTTTCCATGGAAACACAAAACCTGCTCAGCCCCAGCCTAAAGCAAAAATACCAATTGAAAGAGGATCAAAGTGGCGTTTTAATCAGCAAAGTGTGTGCCAACACTGCCGCCGAAAAAGTCTTGAAAGAAAACGATGTTATCACCCACATTGACGGCAAAAAGATCGACGATGACGGCACCACCGCACTGACGGCACGCAAAACCATCAACTTCCGGCATTACCTCGATCTGCATCAAGTTGGCGACACACTCAACCTCGACATTGTGCGCGATGGCAAACCGCAACAGATCAAATTACCGTTGGATAAAGCGGTGGAAAACACTTACACCTATGACAAAGAACCGCGCTACGTCATTTACGGCGGGTTTGTATTCGTTGCCACCGAAGCTTACGACGGCTGCCAAACCCGTGAAGACTACGATGAGCGCAAAGACAAGGAGAAAAAAGATGATGTCAGCGTCACCCAAGTATTGGCGGCTTCCGGCAATTTAGGGTTTCATGACCTGCCGTCACTCAGTGTCGAAAAAATCAACGGTGAACGCTTCAACACCTTCGAGGAATTCTACCAACGCTTACGCGCCACCACCGACCCGTTTGTGATTTTGGAAGATTATGCCGGTTACGAAGTGGCGATTGACCGCCAACTCGCAGACAGTGAACACACCGAAATTTTAGAACAATACAGCATTCACAAAGACCGCTCCAAAGAAGTCAGCGGCTGGGATCAAACGCTGGCGCAACGCAGCCAATAG
- a CDS encoding type II toxin-antitoxin system VapC family toxin, with amino-acid sequence MSQRIFVDANVINDIFDAKRRFHEASYQCLEYCLEQGLTLVTTCDIVTTVYYITAKSQDRAKALDALEQVNAIFEIVPFGNNQLADAITLMQQDADYTDLEDTVQCVLATQAGCDVILSNDNGFVAKALPVMSSTVFIQQVRG; translated from the coding sequence ATGAGCCAGCGGATTTTCGTCGATGCCAACGTCATCAATGACATTTTCGATGCCAAACGGCGTTTTCACGAAGCCAGTTACCAATGCCTTGAATACTGCCTTGAACAAGGGCTGACTTTGGTAACAACCTGCGACATTGTGACCACGGTTTACTACATCACCGCCAAAAGCCAAGACCGCGCCAAAGCATTGGATGCGCTGGAACAGGTCAATGCCATTTTTGAGATTGTGCCTTTTGGTAACAACCAGTTAGCCGATGCAATTACCTTGATGCAACAGGATGCCGATTACACCGATCTTGAGGATACGGTGCAATGCGTGCTGGCAACACAAGCAGGATGTGATGTCATACTCAGCAACGATAACGGATTTGTGGCAAAGGCGTTACCTGTGATGAGCAGCACAGTTTTCATCCAGCAAGTTCGCGGGTAA
- a CDS encoding LysR substrate-binding domain-containing protein codes for MKQANVSTELLQTFVTVVESGGFIRAAQHLYKTQSTVSQQIRKLETELDANLFATSGRRRLLTPAGEQFLGYAKRWLALQDEALFALAKNSLAAEIRLGVSHSLSEGVLPELLAQFSRAYPHVNLVVETGYGNELIQRYDSGDYDLILTLEREPLAGKVIGTAAMVWIGKAGSEWSGLHPLRLAGYQGACEFRQAATHALDQAGIPWQIVYSTNSLAALMAAVRAGLAVTVRADCAVSAGLAILAPPPSVPELPTISVVLRNRTLSEASEWLAAALQKTGLQAA; via the coding sequence ATGAAGCAGGCCAATGTCAGTACGGAGCTACTGCAAACCTTTGTTACCGTAGTCGAGTCCGGTGGTTTTATCCGTGCAGCGCAGCACTTGTATAAAACACAATCCACCGTTAGCCAGCAAATCCGTAAGCTGGAAACCGAGCTTGATGCCAACCTGTTCGCCACTTCGGGAAGGCGACGGTTACTGACACCTGCCGGGGAACAGTTCCTCGGCTATGCCAAACGTTGGCTGGCATTACAGGATGAAGCCTTGTTTGCACTCGCAAAAAACAGCCTTGCCGCAGAAATCCGTCTGGGTGTTAGCCATAGCTTGAGCGAAGGTGTACTCCCGGAATTATTGGCTCAATTCTCCCGCGCTTACCCGCACGTCAATCTGGTGGTGGAAACAGGCTATGGTAATGAGTTGATCCAGCGCTATGATAGTGGCGATTACGATCTCATTCTGACCTTGGAGCGTGAACCGCTGGCGGGCAAGGTAATTGGAACTGCCGCGATGGTCTGGATCGGCAAGGCGGGGAGTGAATGGTCTGGTCTGCATCCCCTGCGGCTGGCGGGGTATCAGGGGGCTTGCGAGTTTCGGCAAGCTGCCACCCATGCTTTGGATCAGGCGGGCATACCTTGGCAGATTGTTTATAGCACCAACAGCTTGGCGGCATTGATGGCGGCGGTACGGGCAGGGCTGGCAGTCACGGTGCGTGCCGATTGCGCTGTTTCTGCCGGGTTGGCAATCCTTGCTCCACCGCCAAGTGTTCCTGAATTGCCCACCATTAGCGTAGTGTTGCGCAATCGTACCTTGAGCGAAGCCAGTGAATGGCTGGCAGCAGCTTTGCAAAAGACTGGATTGCAAGCCGCGTAA
- the ilvE gene encoding branched-chain-amino-acid transaminase, whose amino-acid sequence MFEQARCWIDGSILPASEAKVSVFDHGFLYGDGVFEGVRFYNRKAFRLPLHLKRLQRSAQALQLAMPLSADELAQAVAELIAASPLSDGYLRIIVTRGVGVLGINPTTCKQPSVIIIADQLQMVSDAQRAQGVRTIIASTRRLTPDRLDSRIKSLNYLNAILARMEANYAGVEEAILLNDRGCVAEGTADNLFIVSDGVLLTPPATEGALAGITRQTVLELAAANAIPAREAVLTPYDLYNADECFLTGTGAKLIPVREIDGRKIAECPETRYQQLTQAFSTLIQQETGG is encoded by the coding sequence ATGTTTGAACAAGCCCGCTGCTGGATTGATGGCAGCATCCTGCCCGCTTCGGAGGCAAAAGTTTCCGTATTCGATCACGGCTTTCTGTATGGCGATGGCGTGTTTGAAGGCGTGCGTTTCTACAATCGCAAGGCATTCCGTCTGCCCTTGCACCTGAAGCGTTTGCAGCGTTCAGCGCAGGCATTGCAACTGGCAATGCCGCTGTCAGCCGATGAATTGGCACAAGCGGTGGCGGAACTCATTGCCGCTTCGCCCCTGAGCGACGGCTATTTGCGGATTATTGTCACACGCGGGGTTGGGGTGCTGGGTATCAATCCCACCACTTGCAAACAGCCGAGTGTCATCATTATTGCCGACCAGTTGCAGATGGTGAGTGATGCGCAACGGGCGCAAGGAGTACGGACAATCATTGCCTCGACGCGCCGTTTGACACCCGATCGGCTGGATTCGCGCATCAAAAGCCTCAACTACCTCAACGCGATTTTGGCGCGGATGGAAGCCAACTACGCAGGAGTGGAAGAAGCGATTCTGCTCAATGACCGGGGCTGTGTGGCAGAGGGCACGGCAGACAACCTGTTCATCGTCAGCGATGGCGTGTTGCTGACTCCGCCCGCGACGGAAGGTGCATTGGCAGGCATTACCCGCCAAACCGTGCTGGAACTGGCGGCGGCAAACGCTATTCCAGCGCGGGAAGCGGTGTTGACACCCTATGATTTGTATAACGCCGACGAATGTTTCCTCACCGGCACAGGCGCGAAACTGATCCCGGTGCGTGAAATCGATGGGCGCAAGATTGCAGAATGTCCCGAAACGCGCTATCAACAATTGACGCAAGCATTTTCTACCCTGATCCAGCAAGAAACCGGAGGTTGA
- a CDS encoding DMT family transporter, protein MENLQKQGVVLGALAVVAFSLTLPASQYVVSVFNPLFVGLGRAALAGMLAGIMLWWTRSPLPTSVQLRHLIWVVAGVVLGFPVLSTYAMQVVPASHGGVVLGILPLLTALVGAWIGHERPSVIFWLAALVGAVLVVWYALPHGSLFLQSGDALLLLAGLSAAVGYAYGGYLARDITGWQVICWALVLALPLTLPASLWLLPVDWMDIEGKYWLGLLYLALVSQLFGFFLWYRALAIGGITRISQLQLLQPFFTLLVASVWLGEAIEFETLGFATAVVVTVFVGKHYF, encoded by the coding sequence GTGGAAAACTTGCAGAAGCAGGGTGTTGTATTGGGTGCTTTGGCCGTTGTTGCTTTCAGTTTGACGTTGCCCGCGAGTCAATACGTTGTCAGCGTTTTCAATCCCTTGTTTGTTGGTTTAGGGCGTGCTGCATTGGCGGGAATGCTTGCTGGAATAATGTTGTGGTGGACTCGTAGCCCATTGCCGACCTCAGTGCAATTACGTCACTTGATTTGGGTGGTGGCTGGCGTGGTGTTGGGCTTTCCAGTGCTATCAACTTATGCCATGCAGGTTGTGCCAGCTTCACATGGCGGTGTCGTATTGGGGATTTTACCTCTACTGACTGCATTAGTCGGGGCATGGATTGGGCATGAACGTCCGTCGGTTATTTTCTGGTTAGCGGCTTTGGTCGGTGCTGTTTTGGTGGTGTGGTATGCATTGCCGCACGGTTCGCTGTTTCTTCAATCGGGTGATGCTTTATTGCTGCTGGCGGGATTGTCTGCCGCAGTGGGTTATGCCTATGGTGGGTATTTGGCACGTGATATAACAGGCTGGCAGGTTATTTGTTGGGCATTGGTTTTGGCGTTACCTCTGACATTGCCTGCTTCATTGTGGTTGCTGCCTGTGGACTGGATGGATATTGAGGGAAAATATTGGCTTGGATTGCTCTATCTGGCGTTGGTGAGTCAATTGTTTGGATTTTTCCTGTGGTATCGGGCGTTGGCAATCGGTGGGATTACACGCATCAGTCAGTTGCAATTATTGCAGCCGTTTTTTACGTTGTTGGTTGCAAGTGTTTGGTTGGGTGAGGCGATTGAGTTTGAAACATTAGGTTTTGCTACCGCTGTGGTAGTAACCGTGTTTGTGGGCAAACACTATTTTTGA
- a CDS encoding helix-turn-helix transcriptional regulator, translating into MRTIYRDIQDLSLSGVPVEGEAGVGYHLRYSLDIPPLMFTAAEIEALVVRARMLKAWGGSERHAIAQRRYLRLNYQRADHESSQREVKPLGLFFWGNVWTLTAWCELRNDFRAFRLDRIGGLDTLERSFEELPGQTLGDFIRLMRQSECY; encoded by the coding sequence ATGCGCACCATTTACCGCGACATTCAGGACTTGAGCTTGTCGGGCGTGCCGGTGGAAGGCGAAGCGGGGGTCGGCTATCACCTGCGTTATTCGCTGGATATTCCGCCGCTGATGTTTACCGCCGCTGAAATCGAAGCACTGGTTGTCCGGGCGCGGATGTTGAAAGCGTGGGGTGGCAGCGAACGCCATGCGATTGCGCAACGCCGTTACCTGCGGCTGAATTACCAACGCGCTGACCACGAATCCAGCCAGCGCGAAGTCAAACCGCTGGGGCTGTTTTTCTGGGGCAATGTGTGGACATTGACCGCGTGGTGCGAATTGCGTAACGATTTCCGCGCCTTTCGTCTTGACCGTATCGGCGGGCTGGACACGCTGGAACGCAGCTTTGAGGAATTGCCGGGGCAAACGTTGGGCGATTTCATCAGGCTGATGCGGCAGTCAGAGTGCTATTAA
- a CDS encoding PhzF family phenazine biosynthesis protein — protein MNNIPLFQVDAFTSQPFSGNPAAVCLLDKAADARWMRAVGAEMNLSETAFVWREADGFGLRWFTPTVEVDLCGHATLATAHILWQEGWLAADETARFYTRSGVLTAQLVGKRIVLDFPATPATAASAPTGLLAALGVTDATVFSNHVDYLVLLESEAEVRRIQVDFAALKACQVTRGIMVTAAAHGTEYDFVSRFFAPAAGIDEDPVTGSAHCTLAPFWAERLGKNSLQAYQASARGGEVLVEWLGERVLLAGSAVTVFSGTLWV, from the coding sequence ATGAATAACATACCTTTATTTCAAGTCGATGCCTTCACCAGTCAACCATTTTCCGGCAATCCAGCCGCCGTGTGCCTGTTGGATAAGGCAGCCGATGCACGTTGGATGCGGGCAGTTGGGGCGGAAATGAACCTGAGCGAAACTGCATTCGTCTGGCGCGAGGCGGACGGTTTCGGCTTGCGCTGGTTTACCCCGACGGTCGAAGTCGATTTGTGCGGACATGCCACGCTGGCTACTGCGCACATTCTTTGGCAGGAAGGCTGGTTGGCGGCGGATGAAACAGCCCGTTTTTATACCCGCAGCGGTGTTCTGACGGCGCAACTCGTCGGCAAGCGGATTGTGCTGGATTTCCCCGCGACACCAGCGACAGCGGCATCAGCACCCACTGGGCTGTTGGCAGCCTTGGGCGTGACGGACGCGACGGTATTTTCCAACCATGTCGATTATTTGGTACTGCTGGAAAGTGAAGCCGAAGTACGGCGGATACAAGTGGATTTTGCTGCCCTCAAAGCCTGCCAAGTCACGCGCGGCATCATGGTGACGGCTGCGGCGCACGGCACGGAATACGATTTCGTGTCACGCTTTTTTGCCCCTGCTGCTGGCATTGACGAAGACCCGGTAACAGGCTCGGCGCATTGCACACTTGCCCCTTTTTGGGCGGAGCGTTTGGGTAAAAACAGCCTGCAAGCGTATCAAGCATCCGCCCGTGGTGGTGAAGTATTGGTCGAATGGCTGGGTGAACGGGTATTGCTGGCAGGCTCAGCCGTGACGGTATTCAGCGGAACACTGTGGGTTTGA
- a CDS encoding aminotransferase-like domain-containing protein, whose protein sequence is MTLYDDIANKLTAHINNGVYPQGSRLPGVRRLSQQFGVSISTIVQAQRQLENLGLIEARPRSGYYIRLRPWHKPELPAPSQPSLKPTPVTGQELVLQLAQATSRAGFVQLGAAVPDESFMPMRAFQRSLANTVRHYGKRAANYAFPPGLPELQQQLARRMHLCGSPVAANRILITNGCQEALSLALQTVASAGDIIAIESPTFYGLLQVIESLGMKALEIPTDPQTGISLPALEFALEQWSVKACVLIPNFSNPLGSLMPVERKQQLVALAHRHNLLLIEDDIYGDLGFNGARPPNLLSVEPDPANGNVIYCSSFSKTVAQGLRIGWMVLPERFFRRAEYLKYVANLAAPTLPQLALADFLTHGGYERYLRQVQTRYARQVDLFSHAISQHFPAGTRVTQPKGGFVLWVELAEGTDTLLMTQDLLKQGISIAPGQIFSATQKYRNCIRLSCAQPWTTEMEQALVMIGQRAG, encoded by the coding sequence ATGACCCTCTACGACGATATTGCCAACAAACTCACCGCCCACATCAACAACGGCGTTTACCCGCAAGGTTCACGCCTGCCCGGTGTACGCCGCCTCAGCCAGCAATTCGGCGTAAGCATTTCCACCATAGTGCAAGCGCAACGCCAGCTTGAAAACCTCGGCCTGATTGAAGCCCGCCCGCGTTCCGGTTATTACATTCGCTTGCGCCCCTGGCACAAACCCGAATTGCCTGCACCTTCGCAACCCTCCCTCAAGCCAACGCCAGTCACGGGGCAGGAACTGGTGTTGCAACTCGCGCAAGCCACCAGTCGCGCCGGTTTCGTGCAACTGGGGGCAGCCGTGCCGGATGAATCGTTCATGCCGATGCGTGCCTTTCAACGCAGCCTCGCCAACACCGTGCGGCACTACGGCAAACGCGCCGCCAACTACGCCTTTCCGCCCGGTTTGCCCGAATTGCAGCAACAATTAGCACGGCGGATGCACCTGTGCGGCAGCCCCGTTGCTGCCAATCGCATTCTCATCACCAATGGCTGTCAGGAAGCGCTTTCACTTGCCCTGCAAACCGTTGCCAGTGCAGGCGACATCATCGCTATCGAATCGCCGACCTTCTACGGTTTACTGCAAGTCATTGAATCACTGGGCATGAAGGCGCTGGAAATCCCTACCGATCCGCAAACAGGTATCAGCCTGCCCGCGCTCGAATTCGCTTTGGAACAATGGTCAGTAAAAGCGTGTGTGCTGATCCCCAACTTCAGCAACCCGCTCGGCAGCTTGATGCCAGTGGAGCGCAAGCAACAACTGGTCGCCCTCGCCCACCGTCACAACCTGCTGCTGATCGAAGATGACATTTACGGCGATCTCGGTTTCAACGGCGCACGCCCGCCCAACCTGCTCAGTGTCGAGCCAGACCCCGCTAACGGCAACGTGATTTACTGTTCATCGTTTTCCAAAACCGTGGCACAAGGTTTGCGGATTGGTTGGATGGTATTGCCGGAACGTTTTTTCCGACGCGCCGAATACCTAAAATACGTCGCCAACCTTGCTGCACCGACCTTGCCCCAATTGGCACTGGCGGATTTCCTTACACACGGCGGCTACGAACGTTATTTGCGCCAAGTGCAAACCCGCTACGCCCGCCAAGTCGATTTATTCAGCCATGCTATTAGCCAACACTTCCCCGCAGGCACACGGGTGACGCAACCCAAAGGCGGCTTCGTATTGTGGGTAGAATTGGCGGAAGGCACGGATACCTTGCTCATGACGCAAGACTTGCTGAAGCAAGGGATCAGCATTGCACCGGGGCAAATCTTTTCCGCCACGCAAAAATACCGCAACTGTATCCGCCTCAGTTGTGCGCAGCCGTGGACAACGGAGATGGAACAAGCCTTGGTGATGATCGGTCAACGGGCGGGTTAA
- a CDS encoding cupin domain-containing protein — MKNSAINATDIPVRVKPSVYPEPFASRMTGREKCPLGDFFGLNNFGVNLTRLTPGAISALRHAHTKQDEFVYILQGCPTLHTNDGATRLEPGMCAGFPAGAGNAANLSNDTDSDVLYLEIGDRMAGDSANYPDDDLQAVQVAGEWLFTHKDGTPYE; from the coding sequence ATGAAAAACAGTGCCATCAACGCCACTGACATTCCGGTGCGGGTAAAACCTTCTGTCTACCCGGAACCCTTCGCCTCGCGTATGACCGGGCGGGAAAAATGCCCGCTTGGCGACTTTTTCGGGCTGAATAATTTTGGTGTCAACTTGACCCGGCTGACTCCCGGTGCGATTTCAGCCTTGCGCCATGCCCACACCAAGCAGGATGAGTTTGTGTATATCCTGCAAGGCTGCCCGACCCTGCACACCAACGACGGCGCAACCCGGCTTGAACCCGGCATGTGCGCAGGTTTTCCTGCAGGTGCTGGTAATGCTGCCAACCTGAGCAACGACACGGATAGCGACGTGCTGTATCTCGAAATCGGCGACCGGATGGCAGGCGATTCAGCCAACTACCCAGACGATGATCTTCAGGCTGTGCAAGTTGCTGGAGAATGGTTATTCACCCACAAGGATGGTACACCGTATGAATAA
- a CDS encoding SseB family protein: MTPQTMNEAEELLVKALAGELEGDTFIQQLMEVTLFMPIYEKHQIGGLQPTTSDQAVPLTLDDDAGNKVLILFTSPDRAKVFVRDFPGYGGGLLAEFKWIIEKVGVGYSISINPDHEMGIDLEVGMLQNLH, from the coding sequence ATGACTCCACAAACCATGAACGAAGCCGAAGAGCTGCTAGTAAAAGCCTTAGCGGGCGAATTGGAGGGTGATACTTTCATTCAGCAATTGATGGAAGTCACGCTCTTTATGCCGATTTACGAAAAGCACCAAATTGGCGGTTTGCAGCCGACGACCAGCGATCAGGCCGTGCCGCTGACACTGGATGATGACGCGGGCAATAAAGTCCTGATTTTATTCACCAGCCCGGATCGTGCCAAGGTATTTGTGCGCGATTTCCCCGGCTACGGTGGCGGCTTGCTGGCAGAATTTAAGTGGATTATTGAGAAAGTTGGCGTCGGTTACAGCATTTCGATCAACCCCGATCATGAGATGGGGATTGATCTGGAAGTAGGAATGCTGCAAAACCTACACTAA
- a CDS encoding arylamine N-acetyltransferase family protein gives MESAIFNLTAYCQRIGYTGELRPDLATVQALMQHQLRSVLFENLDVLAGKPISLNPADIVAKIVGKQRGGYCYEVNGLFAMALQALQIPYQFVAARPMFYPMKRPRTHMALLVTLDGVEWLCDLGFGSYGIREPLRLDVLETPIPQGYDTFMLSEEGGDIVLKAQVDGAWVKQYGFNRCPVEWIDFAPANWLNSTHPDAVFTQKPLVVRFTANGRNILFGDSFKQVAEGVATQRTLAPHEQAAVLATHFGLTRELAG, from the coding sequence ATGGAATCAGCAATATTTAACCTCACCGCTTACTGCCAGCGCATCGGCTACACGGGTGAATTACGCCCCGACCTTGCCACCGTGCAAGCCTTGATGCAACACCAGTTGCGCAGTGTACTCTTTGAAAATCTGGATGTATTGGCAGGCAAACCCATTTCCCTCAACCCCGCCGACATCGTGGCGAAAATCGTCGGCAAACAACGCGGCGGCTACTGCTACGAAGTTAACGGACTGTTTGCGATGGCACTGCAAGCCTTGCAAATCCCTTACCAATTCGTTGCCGCCCGCCCGATGTTTTACCCCATGAAACGCCCACGTACTCACATGGCGTTGCTGGTCACGCTGGACGGTGTGGAATGGCTGTGTGATTTGGGTTTCGGTAGTTACGGCATCCGCGAACCGCTACGGCTGGATGTATTGGAAACGCCAATCCCACAAGGTTACGACACTTTCATGCTGAGTGAGGAAGGCGGCGATATTGTCCTCAAAGCGCAAGTGGATGGTGCATGGGTGAAGCAATACGGCTTTAACCGCTGCCCAGTCGAGTGGATTGATTTTGCCCCGGCAAACTGGCTAAACTCTACCCATCCTGATGCGGTGTTTACCCAGAAACCGCTGGTGGTGCGCTTCACCGCAAACGGGCGCAATATCCTGTTTGGCGATAGTTTCAAGCAGGTGGCGGAAGGTGTTGCCACGCAACGTACCCTTGCGCCACACGAACAAGCGGCGGTATTGGCGACACACTTTGGTCTTACCCGCGAACTTGCTGGATGA
- a CDS encoding tautomerase family protein, translating into MPYIAVRISKEVSATQVWQLATGITDIMTDILHKKRSLVAVSIESIPASQWFIASQDMVALQNTTAFVSGIITDGTNTEAEKSHAIAAIFELLTEVLGVLAEASYIVLDCVPATDWGYSGKTQASRKAGNQK; encoded by the coding sequence ATGCCTTACATTGCAGTCCGTATCAGCAAAGAAGTGTCAGCGACACAAGTCTGGCAACTGGCAACAGGAATCACCGACATTATGACCGACATCTTGCATAAAAAACGGTCTTTGGTGGCAGTTTCCATTGAAAGCATCCCCGCCTCCCAATGGTTTATCGCCAGTCAGGACATGGTGGCACTGCAAAACACCACGGCTTTTGTTTCTGGCATTATCACTGACGGCACGAATACGGAAGCCGAGAAATCCCACGCCATTGCCGCCATTTTTGAGCTATTGACCGAGGTATTGGGTGTGCTGGCGGAAGCGAGTTATATTGTGCTTGACTGCGTACCTGCAACCGACTGGGGCTACAGCGGCAAAACACAAGCAAGCCGCAAAGCAGGTAATCAAAAATAG